A single Thermoanaerobacter uzonensis DSM 18761 DNA region contains:
- a CDS encoding YdcF family protein, which translates to MKLLLRFIGVLIVIFVTVVITLEYQIISFALYEKPKKSDVIIVLGCAVYGKTPSPFFKERLDEALRLYKEGYGKYIIVSGGKGPGENISEAEAGKEYLLKNGIPEKIILTDNKSFSTYENLLFSKEIMDKNLLKTAIIISNKFHLKRASVIAKRVGIDASYSGVFLKKYMLSDEAYGFLREIPALLYTYLKK; encoded by the coding sequence ATGAAATTATTATTGAGGTTTATAGGGGTTTTAATAGTAATTTTTGTTACAGTGGTAATAACATTAGAATATCAGATAATTTCTTTTGCACTTTATGAAAAACCAAAAAAATCTGATGTGATAATAGTTTTAGGCTGTGCAGTATATGGAAAGACGCCAAGTCCTTTTTTCAAAGAAAGGCTTGATGAGGCTTTGAGACTTTATAAAGAAGGGTATGGTAAGTATATAATAGTATCTGGAGGGAAAGGTCCTGGAGAGAATATTTCGGAAGCTGAGGCAGGGAAAGAATATCTTTTAAAAAATGGCATACCTGAAAAGATTATTTTAACTGATAATAAATCTTTTTCTACATATGAAAATTTACTTTTTTCCAAGGAAATTATGGATAAAAATTTATTAAAAACAGCGATAATTATTTCAAATAAATTTCATTTAAAAAGAGCAAGTGTAATAGCAAAGCGTGTTGGAATAGATGCAAGTTATTCTGGCGTCTTCTTAAAAAAATATATGTTAAGTGATGAAGCTTATGGTTTTTTACGTGAAATACCTGCACTTTTATATACATATTTAAAGAAATGA
- the sigY gene encoding RNA polymerase sigma factor SigY, with amino-acid sequence MEEKELIYKAKNGNKYALNELLSQNYNTLLGYCMKITGNPILAQDIVQETMLKAILNIKNFTPEVKFSTWLLKIATNTFKDYLRKHKNIELVEEIFSNTEEDVEETAMTNIQYSELMNILMKLPYEKRAVFILKHYYGYKYQEIAKIMDCPVGTVRSRLHNAIKEIMSEMGRRGIL; translated from the coding sequence ATGGAAGAGAAAGAACTAATATATAAAGCAAAAAATGGTAATAAATATGCTCTAAATGAATTACTCTCCCAAAACTATAATACTTTATTAGGATATTGCATGAAAATAACAGGTAATCCGATACTTGCCCAGGATATAGTACAGGAAACAATGCTCAAAGCTATTTTAAATATTAAAAATTTTACTCCTGAAGTCAAGTTCTCAACATGGCTTTTAAAAATCGCAACTAATACATTTAAAGATTATTTAAGAAAACACAAAAATATTGAACTTGTAGAAGAAATATTTTCAAATACTGAAGAAGATGTAGAAGAGACCGCTATGACAAATATTCAATACAGCGAACTAATGAATATTTTAATGAAACTGCCTTATGAGAAAAGAGCAGTATTCATTTTAAAACACTATTATGGATATAAATACCAAGAAATTGCGAAAATAATGGACTGCCCTGTTGGCACAGTACGGTCACGTTTACACAACGCTATAAAAGAAATAATGTCAGAAATGGGAAGAAGGGGTATATTGTGA
- a CDS encoding zf-HC2 domain-containing protein: protein MKRECKKIQDKIIDIHYNELTDNTEVISHIENCSDCYTFKKNLKLTLSYMDTLEVKIDMSDLQVNIAEIIEKAEQIRNKRKDRLELLIFITTSIIFLISSVLFMANLDVRFLLYTQIFLYFNLPLILIPFYKLKTSRR, encoded by the coding sequence GTGAAAAGAGAATGTAAAAAAATACAAGACAAAATAATTGATATTCACTACAATGAACTTACTGACAATACAGAAGTAATTTCACATATTGAAAATTGCAGTGACTGTTATACATTCAAAAAAAATTTAAAACTAACATTAAGTTACATGGATACCTTAGAAGTTAAAATTGATATGTCAGACTTGCAAGTAAATATCGCAGAAATTATAGAAAAGGCAGAGCAAATAAGAAATAAACGAAAAGATAGGCTTGAATTGCTTATTTTTATAACCACATCAATAATTTTCTTAATATCATCAGTATTATTTATGGCAAATTTGGATGTTAGGTTTCTCCTATACACGCAAATTTTCCTTTATTTCAATCTGCCATTAATCTTAATACCCTTTTACAAATTAAAGACTTCAAGGAGATGA
- a CDS encoding zinc ribbon domain-containing protein, with amino-acid sequence MSKNTLILIIVIPLLFLQALWIFMDAKKRGEKYYWAWGIFGLLNIPTSLIIYLFVTRYGYLKCPNCGKTVRNDYKFCPYCGTSLKKTCPKCGAEIKDDWKYCPECSTKLK; translated from the coding sequence ATGTCCAAAAACACATTAATTTTAATAATTGTAATACCCCTATTATTTCTTCAAGCTTTATGGATTTTTATGGATGCAAAAAAACGTGGTGAAAAATACTACTGGGCATGGGGGATTTTTGGACTCCTAAATATACCTACCTCTTTAATCATATACCTTTTTGTAACAAGGTATGGATATCTTAAATGTCCTAATTGTGGAAAAACAGTAAGAAATGATTACAAATTCTGTCCTTATTGTGGTACTTCTTTAAAGAAAACATGTCCAAAATGTGGAGCCGAAATAAAAGATGATTGGAAATACTGCCCTGAATGTTCAACAAAATTAAAATAA
- a CDS encoding PLDc N-terminal domain-containing protein, whose product MIDKLSNPELIKLLLPLAIIQLGLTVFSIYRLSKDKVKYLPKWAWFLIIIFGEILGCLIFLTIGRERE is encoded by the coding sequence ATGATTGATAAATTAAGCAATCCTGAATTAATAAAACTACTTCTTCCTTTAGCTATAATCCAGTTAGGACTTACTGTATTTTCAATTTACAGACTTTCAAAAGACAAAGTTAAATATCTTCCAAAATGGGCATGGTTTTTAATTATAATCTTTGGAGAAATATTAGGTTGCTTGATATTTTTAACTATAGGCAGGGAGAGAGAATAA
- a CDS encoding ABC transporter ATP-binding protein: protein MIKVFNLTKKYGKHEVLKGISFEIEKGNIYGLLGRNGAGKTTTMNILTGLIDYDEGEIYINGKMLNRNNRKLIDEIGYLPENPTFYNYMTGSEYLYFISKIRGIPHQKANTEVEELLNIVKLKEVANKKIQGYSRGMKQKLGLAVALLDNPEIIFLDEPTSALDPESRYDILNQILEMKKNGKTIFLSTHILSDAERVCDYVGILDKGKIIFSGRLKELKQKYIQPVYDVVFENLPTNAEEKLNNVKWIDDIKIENDIISIYVNDIEAAKKNILNEISKLGIPVISLQRRENTLEDIFIRMVKQNEHL, encoded by the coding sequence ATGATAAAAGTTTTTAATCTAACAAAAAAATACGGTAAACATGAAGTTTTAAAAGGGATAAGTTTTGAGATTGAAAAAGGGAATATTTACGGCTTATTAGGGCGAAATGGTGCTGGTAAAACTACCACAATGAACATTTTAACAGGGCTTATTGATTATGATGAGGGAGAAATATATATAAATGGTAAAATGTTAAATAGAAATAATAGGAAACTAATTGACGAAATAGGATACCTTCCTGAAAATCCTACTTTTTATAACTACATGACTGGCAGCGAATACCTGTATTTTATAAGCAAAATAAGAGGTATTCCTCATCAAAAAGCTAACACAGAAGTGGAAGAACTCCTTAATATAGTAAAGTTAAAAGAAGTTGCCAACAAAAAAATACAAGGTTATTCAAGAGGAATGAAGCAAAAATTAGGACTGGCAGTGGCTCTTTTAGATAACCCTGAAATAATTTTTTTAGATGAACCTACATCTGCTTTAGATCCAGAAAGCAGATATGATATACTTAACCAAATATTGGAAATGAAGAAAAATGGGAAAACTATATTCTTATCTACCCATATATTAAGTGATGCTGAGAGAGTTTGCGACTATGTTGGCATACTTGATAAAGGTAAAATTATCTTTTCAGGAAGATTAAAAGAATTAAAGCAAAAATATATTCAGCCTGTGTATGATGTTGTCTTTGAAAATTTACCTACCAATGCCGAAGAAAAACTTAATAATGTAAAATGGATTGATGATATTAAAATAGAGAATGATATTATAAGTATTTACGTAAATGACATTGAAGCAGCAAAAAAGAATATCCTCAATGAAATATCAAAACTTGGTATACCTGTTATATCACTGCAAAGAAGAGAAAATACTCTAGAGGACATATTTATAAGGATGGTGAAGCAAAATGAACACCTTTAA
- a CDS encoding ABC transporter permease: MNTFKAYLKKEIIESWRQYKYLILLIGIVLFAILDPIILKLLPEMLKNKINGDLASLIQIDMKSAVQNYIKDLNQISLLIVLLTLMGILSEEVSSQKLVFPYSKGANLSAIVISKILHYSVTLSIFIITGFAINYYYATTLFHNNVIAFNKILISSILMSIYYIFIITLLIFLSSILKKGIIAALLVLILHIVSSILVNIDKIAKFIPYNLISLANSFSTENILTTIISAILYCIILSIFTMKIMNKIEII, from the coding sequence ATGAACACCTTTAAAGCATATTTGAAAAAAGAAATAATAGAATCGTGGAGGCAATATAAATATCTAATACTTCTAATTGGCATTGTTCTATTTGCTATACTTGATCCTATAATCCTTAAATTGCTTCCAGAAATGCTTAAAAATAAAATAAATGGTGATTTAGCTTCTTTAATACAAATTGATATGAAATCTGCAGTACAAAATTATATAAAGGATTTAAATCAAATATCATTACTTATAGTGCTTTTAACACTCATGGGAATCCTAAGTGAAGAAGTGTCTTCACAAAAATTAGTGTTTCCTTATTCTAAAGGTGCTAACCTTTCAGCTATTGTCATATCAAAAATACTTCATTATTCTGTTACTTTGTCAATTTTCATAATAACTGGATTTGCTATTAATTACTATTACGCAACAACACTTTTCCATAACAACGTCATAGCTTTCAATAAAATATTAATATCATCTATCTTAATGTCAATTTATTATATTTTCATAATAACATTGCTTATATTTTTGAGTAGCATTTTGAAAAAAGGTATAATAGCTGCATTATTAGTATTAATACTTCATATAGTCTCATCAATATTAGTAAATATTGATAAAATAGCTAAATTTATTCCCTACAACTTAATTTCACTTGCGAATTCCTTTAGTACAGAAAATATTTTAACTACAATTATATCGGCAATACTATATTGCATAATATTGTCCATATTTACAATGAAAATAATGAACAAAATTGAAATAATATAA
- a CDS encoding ArsR/SmtB family transcription factor — MAEHNPSPEYLDPAKIIKIFDALSHPVRIKILGILYENRQYISELARIMGISRPLLYIHLRKLEEAGLVKSSMEISSDGKATKYYELTHFDMRLTPQMLHEISKEINLEDEKSQ, encoded by the coding sequence ATGGCTGAACACAACCCCTCACCAGAATATTTAGATCCGGCAAAGATTATAAAAATTTTTGATGCTCTATCCCACCCTGTAAGAATAAAAATATTAGGCATTCTGTATGAAAATAGGCAGTATATAAGCGAACTTGCAAGAATAATGGGCATAAGCAGACCTCTTCTATACATCCATCTTCGCAAATTAGAAGAAGCAGGGCTTGTAAAATCGAGTATGGAAATCTCCAGTGATGGAAAAGCCACAAAATATTATGAATTAACTCATTTTGATATGAGACTAACACCTCAAATGCTTCATGAAATCTCTAAAGAAATTAATTTAGAAGATGAAAAATCTCAATAA
- a CDS encoding MFS transporter: MGYATIIYYFFIIFYAVFFMGGAIYGTFVPVYLDYIGYSKSEIGILMSLGPFVAIIAQPFWGITSDRARSKNFVLQILFLASIFTMALFPLSRNFYYLIAVITLFTFFQTSTGPISDAITLEYLSETNQKFGPIRMAGTIGYAVMSVIAGWFVQRYIGSIFILNIVVLFLAFMIVFKLPVVKGHQFGKEKVSIWKLFSDKNLVLLMVFNFLVQITLGFYYTYFPIYFRQIGGNNELLGWAYFISAMSEIPFLLYADKILEKIGTRGALIGASFVAAIRWLIISLFQNAYLVLPFQLLHGLIFIVLYYSMATYINQEVPKELRASGQTMNNLIGMGISRIVGSLLGGFLSDAYGIKAVFFYNSLLAFAIGLIFGYIFFRKIGR, translated from the coding sequence ATGGGATATGCAACTATTATCTATTATTTTTTTATAATCTTTTACGCAGTATTTTTTATGGGGGGAGCGATTTATGGCACTTTTGTGCCGGTTTATCTGGACTACATAGGTTATAGTAAGAGTGAAATTGGAATTTTGATGTCTTTAGGTCCTTTTGTCGCTATAATAGCTCAGCCGTTTTGGGGGATTACAAGCGATAGAGCGAGGTCTAAAAATTTTGTTTTGCAAATTTTATTTTTAGCTAGCATTTTTACTATGGCATTGTTTCCTTTGTCCCGCAATTTTTATTATCTCATAGCAGTTATAACTCTTTTCACATTTTTTCAAACTTCTACTGGTCCGATAAGTGATGCCATAACACTAGAGTATTTAAGTGAAACAAATCAAAAATTTGGTCCAATAAGAATGGCAGGAACAATTGGATACGCAGTGATGTCAGTTATAGCTGGCTGGTTTGTGCAAAGGTATATCGGAAGCATTTTTATTTTAAACATTGTAGTATTGTTTTTAGCCTTTATGATTGTATTTAAACTTCCTGTTGTAAAAGGTCATCAATTTGGAAAGGAAAAGGTTTCTATATGGAAGCTTTTTTCAGATAAAAATCTCGTTTTGCTGATGGTATTCAATTTTTTAGTACAGATTACGTTAGGATTTTACTATACTTATTTTCCTATTTATTTTAGACAAATAGGTGGAAACAATGAGCTTTTGGGCTGGGCTTATTTTATTTCTGCAATGAGCGAGATACCTTTTTTGCTGTATGCCGATAAGATACTTGAGAAAATAGGCACAAGAGGAGCGCTTATAGGAGCAAGCTTTGTGGCAGCAATAAGATGGCTTATCATATCGCTTTTTCAAAACGCATATTTGGTTTTGCCATTTCAACTTTTGCACGGTTTAATTTTTATAGTTTTATATTACTCTATGGCAACTTATATTAATCAAGAAGTTCCAAAAGAATTAAGGGCGTCGGGACAGACCATGAATAATTTAATAGGTATGGGTATTTCAAGGATTGTGGGAAGCTTACTGGGGGGATTTTTGAGTGACGCTTATGGAATAAAGGCAGTGTTTTTTTATAATTCTCTTTTGGCTTTTGCCATAGGTTTAATCTTTGGGTATATCTTTTTTAGGAAGATAGGAAGATAA
- the argC gene encoding N-acetyl-gamma-glutamyl-phosphate reductase: MVRVGIFGATGYTGVELIRILSKHEKVEIKYLSSQSYNTKAISDVYSSLIGFCDKELEDLNLEKAMSECDVIFTALPSGHASKIAREAVKKGVKVIDLGADFRFDDYSVYKKWYGGDYENYEGIKRVYGLPEVYRETIKEAEVVGNPGCYPTSVILGLMPLLKNGIIEGEVIVDSKSGVSGAGHNPSHNNMYAECNENIKAYNVAKHRHVPEMEQELSKAFGEKVSVVFTPHLTPMTRGILSTMYCKLKKDMDINTVYNVYTDFYKNEYFVKVLQPGNYPATKNVYGSNFCHIGFEVDKHTNTLIVMSAIDNLVKGASGQAVQNMNIMFGINENTGLDIVPIYP; this comes from the coding sequence ATGGTGAGGGTAGGAATATTTGGGGCAACGGGTTATACGGGGGTCGAACTTATAAGAATACTTTCAAAGCATGAAAAAGTAGAAATAAAATATCTTTCTTCTCAAAGTTATAATACCAAAGCAATTTCGGATGTTTATTCATCTCTCATTGGTTTTTGCGACAAAGAGTTGGAAGATTTAAACCTAGAAAAGGCAATGTCAGAATGCGATGTCATATTTACGGCTTTGCCTTCAGGTCATGCTTCAAAAATTGCCAGAGAAGCTGTGAAAAAAGGAGTAAAGGTGATTGACTTAGGAGCTGACTTTAGATTTGACGATTATTCCGTCTACAAAAAATGGTATGGCGGAGATTATGAAAATTATGAAGGTATTAAAAGGGTATATGGTCTTCCGGAAGTTTACAGAGAAACTATAAAAGAGGCTGAAGTAGTAGGAAATCCGGGATGTTATCCTACAAGCGTTATATTAGGGCTTATGCCTCTTTTGAAAAATGGCATAATAGAGGGGGAGGTAATTGTTGATTCAAAGTCAGGTGTATCAGGGGCAGGTCACAATCCCTCCCATAACAATATGTATGCAGAATGCAATGAAAACATAAAAGCGTATAATGTTGCAAAGCATAGACATGTTCCAGAAATGGAGCAAGAACTTTCAAAAGCTTTCGGAGAAAAAGTATCTGTTGTGTTTACTCCCCACCTTACGCCAATGACAAGAGGAATTTTAAGTACTATGTATTGCAAACTAAAAAAAGATATGGATATAAACACTGTTTATAATGTTTACACAGATTTTTATAAAAATGAGTATTTTGTAAAAGTGTTACAACCTGGTAATTACCCCGCAACAAAAAATGTTTATGGGTCGAATTTTTGTCACATAGGGTTTGAAGTTGATAAACATACTAATACTTTAATAGTGATGTCTGCAATTGATAATCTTGTTAAAGGGGCGTCAGGCCAGGCAGTGCAAAATATGAATATTATGTTTGGAATAAATGAAAATACTGGACTTGATATAGTTCCAATATATCCTTAG
- the argJ gene encoding bifunctional glutamate N-acetyltransferase/amino-acid acetyltransferase ArgJ, giving the protein MEELEILEGSIELPKGFLASGIFAGIKKSKKDIALIYSEKVANAAAVFTTNKVKAAPVLLDMKRIEKGTTQAIIINSGNANACTGEKGFGDAVNMAKKVSQLLKIDEENVLVCSTGVIGAPLPMEKVLKGIETAAENLSTEGGYQAAEAIMTTDTFLKGVTTKFVIEGKIVTMTGFAKGSGMIHPNMATMLSFILTDANITKVALNKAFKETVDKTYNMISVDGDMSTNDTAIILANGEAQNKTIEEGAHEFDVFYKALEYVNKTLAKLIVKDGEGATKFMEVNIVNAKTEEDARLAAKSIVNSNLVKTAIFGEDANWGRILAAVGYSGADFDVNEVDIYLKSVKGEIKVCENGGYIFFDEALAKEILKEKEITITVDMKAGEYSATSWGCDLSYDYVKINGSYRT; this is encoded by the coding sequence ATGGAAGAGTTGGAGATTTTAGAAGGAAGCATTGAACTGCCAAAAGGCTTTTTAGCTTCAGGCATTTTTGCAGGGATAAAAAAAAGTAAAAAGGATATTGCATTAATATATTCAGAAAAAGTGGCAAATGCAGCAGCAGTATTTACAACGAATAAGGTTAAAGCGGCGCCAGTCCTTCTTGATATGAAAAGAATAGAAAAAGGTACAACACAGGCGATCATTATAAACAGTGGCAATGCCAATGCCTGCACAGGAGAAAAAGGTTTTGGGGATGCTGTTAACATGGCAAAAAAAGTGTCACAACTTCTTAAAATAGATGAAGAAAATGTGCTGGTATGTTCTACAGGGGTTATTGGTGCACCTCTTCCTATGGAAAAAGTTTTAAAAGGGATTGAGACTGCGGCAGAAAATCTTTCAACAGAGGGTGGGTACCAGGCGGCTGAAGCTATAATGACAACAGATACTTTTTTAAAAGGTGTGACAACTAAGTTTGTAATAGAAGGCAAAATTGTTACAATGACAGGGTTTGCAAAAGGATCAGGTATGATACATCCAAATATGGCCACAATGCTTTCTTTTATACTTACAGATGCTAATATAACTAAGGTTGCATTAAATAAAGCTTTTAAAGAAACTGTAGACAAAACTTATAACATGATTTCTGTTGATGGGGATATGAGCACAAATGATACAGCGATAATACTTGCAAATGGGGAAGCGCAAAACAAAACAATAGAAGAAGGGGCTCATGAATTTGATGTGTTTTATAAAGCCTTAGAGTATGTGAATAAAACCCTTGCAAAACTTATTGTGAAGGATGGAGAAGGAGCAACTAAGTTCATGGAAGTAAATATTGTAAATGCAAAAACTGAAGAAGATGCAAGATTAGCTGCAAAGTCTATCGTAAACTCAAATCTTGTAAAAACAGCTATATTTGGTGAAGATGCCAACTGGGGAAGGATTCTCGCGGCAGTGGGGTATTCAGGGGCAGATTTTGACGTAAATGAAGTAGATATATATTTAAAAAGCGTGAAAGGAGAAATTAAAGTTTGTGAAAATGGAGGTTACATCTTTTTTGATGAGGCTTTAGCCAAAGAAATTTTAAAAGAAAAAGAAATTACTATAACCGTAGATATGAAGGCCGGGGAATATAGTGCGACTTCGTGGGGGTGCGACTTAAGTTATGATTATGTAAAAATTAACGGGAGTTATAGAACATGA
- the argB gene encoding acetylglutamate kinase translates to MIRKQKYGDEIAKAHVLIEALPYIKKFSGKTVVIKYGGSAMLDCNLKRMVMQDIVLMKFVGLNPVIVHGGGPEINKMLEKLGIESKFVNGLRVTDEATMEIVEMVLMGRINKEIVSLINELGGQAIGISGKDGKLLKAEKDISNGDIGYVGKIVDVNIDVITMMLEKGYIPVIAPVSFGDDGKTYNVNADTAAGKIAEALKAEKLILLTDVEGILSNINDKSSLISRMDLEHAKEFMNSGRINGGMIPKLECCIKAVENGVKRAHIIDGRLTHSLLLEIFTDEGIGTMIGKECFDDDNL, encoded by the coding sequence ATGATTAGAAAGCAAAAATATGGTGACGAAATCGCAAAAGCCCATGTTTTAATAGAAGCACTCCCTTATATTAAAAAGTTCTCCGGCAAGACAGTTGTAATAAAATACGGTGGAAGCGCAATGTTAGACTGCAATTTAAAAAGAATGGTAATGCAGGACATTGTATTGATGAAATTTGTAGGATTAAATCCTGTAATTGTACATGGCGGTGGACCAGAAATAAATAAGATGTTAGAAAAGTTAGGGATAGAGTCAAAATTTGTAAATGGACTGCGAGTTACTGACGAAGCCACTATGGAAATTGTTGAAATGGTACTGATGGGTCGCATTAATAAAGAAATTGTGTCTTTAATTAATGAACTAGGTGGCCAGGCGATTGGCATAAGTGGAAAAGATGGCAAACTTTTAAAGGCGGAAAAGGACATATCGAATGGGGACATAGGATACGTCGGAAAAATTGTAGATGTAAACATAGATGTAATAACGATGATGCTGGAAAAAGGCTATATACCTGTTATTGCACCAGTTTCTTTCGGAGATGACGGCAAAACATACAATGTAAATGCGGATACTGCAGCAGGAAAAATCGCAGAAGCATTAAAGGCTGAAAAACTAATTTTACTTACAGATGTTGAAGGAATTCTATCAAATATAAATGATAAAAGCAGCCTAATATCCCGAATGGACTTAGAGCATGCAAAAGAATTTATGAATTCGGGACGGATAAACGGTGGAATGATACCAAAACTTGAATGTTGCATAAAAGCTGTTGAAAATGGTGTAAAAAGAGCTCATATTATCGATGGAAGACTTACTCATTCACTGCTTCTTGAAATTTTTACTGATGAAGGAATAGGTACTATGATAGGAAAGGAATGTTTTGACGATGATAACCTCTGA
- a CDS encoding acetylornithine transaminase, with translation MITSEDKKYLMNTYSRYPITLAEGKGTKVWDDKGNVYLDFVAGIAVNSLGHCHQALVNAIKNQSEKLIHCSNLYWNENQIELAKIIAENSFGDKVFFANSGAEANEGAIKLTRKYASLKYGSKRYKVISAQNSFHGRTFGALTATGQEKYHKGFGPLLSGFKYVPFNDIDALYNAIDDEVCAIMLEVVQGEGGIHEATPEYIKAAREICDKNDILFIIDEVQTGIGRTGKLFGYEHYGITPDIMTLAKGLGGGFPIGAIVAKEDKAVFQPGDHASTFGGSPLACAAGIAVMNEITKEGFLDSVAQKGEYFKEKLENLKEKYSVIKEVRGKGLMIGCEMDMEEASNMVTKAMEKGLLINCISHNVLRFVPPLTVTEEEIDTALIILEDVLCEMGF, from the coding sequence ATGATAACCTCTGAGGATAAGAAATATCTAATGAATACTTACAGCAGATACCCTATTACCCTAGCAGAGGGAAAAGGGACAAAAGTGTGGGATGACAAAGGGAATGTTTATCTCGATTTTGTTGCAGGCATTGCAGTAAATTCACTGGGGCATTGTCATCAGGCATTAGTTAATGCCATAAAGAACCAATCCGAAAAACTTATACACTGTTCTAATCTTTATTGGAATGAGAACCAGATAGAACTTGCAAAGATAATCGCAGAAAACTCCTTTGGGGATAAGGTATTTTTTGCAAATAGCGGTGCAGAAGCAAATGAAGGCGCAATAAAACTTACCAGAAAATATGCATCCTTAAAATACGGTAGTAAAAGGTACAAAGTTATATCTGCCCAAAATTCTTTTCATGGAAGAACTTTTGGGGCACTTACTGCGACAGGTCAAGAGAAATATCACAAAGGTTTTGGCCCACTTCTTTCTGGTTTTAAATATGTACCTTTTAATGATATTGATGCTCTTTATAATGCAATTGATGATGAAGTATGTGCAATTATGCTGGAAGTAGTGCAAGGCGAAGGTGGTATCCATGAAGCCACACCGGAATATATAAAGGCGGCAAGAGAAATATGTGATAAAAATGACATTCTCTTTATAATAGACGAAGTGCAGACAGGTATAGGAAGGACGGGAAAACTTTTTGGATATGAGCATTATGGCATAACTCCTGACATTATGACTTTGGCAAAGGGATTGGGAGGAGGCTTCCCAATAGGAGCTATTGTCGCAAAAGAGGATAAAGCTGTTTTTCAACCGGGAGACCATGCCTCCACATTTGGCGGAAGTCCTTTAGCTTGCGCCGCAGGAATTGCAGTGATGAATGAAATAACAAAGGAAGGTTTTTTAGATAGTGTGGCTCAAAAAGGTGAGTATTTTAAGGAGAAACTTGAAAATTTAAAGGAGAAATACAGTGTCATAAAAGAAGTGAGAGGAAAGGGCCTTATGATAGGCTGCGAAATGGATATGGAAGAGGCTTCGAATATGGTGACAAAGGCAATGGAAAAAGGCTTACTTATAAATTGTATCAGCCACAATGTTTTAAGGTTTGTTCCTCCTCTTACTGTGACAGAAGAGGAAATAGATACGGCGTTAATAATACTGGAGGATGTACTTTGTGAAATGGGGTTTTAG